The region taaATCCATGTGCTGGCTCTCTGCCTTACAGTCTACAGCAGctttaaaagacaaaaagaatgaaaaatgatATCACACTGTCattataatatcatataataatataataagctgAGTTAATATGTACATAAGGAGGCTAAGTACAGTAACTACCTTGATGGCTTGCTAATATTTGTTGTCACTATTTATAATtcttgaatataaaaaaatatttctttcacCTTCTAAATGGAGgtgtagaattttattttgctttattatgctttttattatactttattatttggAGAATCTGTATGCATGTTGCTTTGTTAGTCTTGTGAAGGTTACAGACTGAAGGCTGTAGCTAGCTTGTAAACTGTTTCAAAGATAACATGATGCCAAGTAGTTAAATGTcttgcaaaataataataaattaacttACTTACATAtatgttgtggtgttttttataCTTGGATAAATTGTGTTAGAGGCGTTCTTAAATCTGTTCTTAAGATTTGTCCTAGAGAAGCAGAGACACACTAGCTTGCCATCTACAGTAGGTTTTTAGCTGGGATATTTTGTAGCTACTGCAATAGTGGCTTCTACACCAGcttatttattactgtatgtaataaagGAAATAATGTCATTATTTGAAAATGTGACCAAATTATTTATTCCTCGTTTGCTGTAATAATAACCTCCACCTTTTTTGGCACCAGTCTGGTTAAGGACATTGTTGATATCCAAATACTGCATGAATGGCTTAATCAGTCTAACCAGAGCAGTTTGCTAAACTTTGCAGTTGATCAGATTCATTTTTGATTGCCTTTGCTTAACAGTACACCGTGTTGACTGTAAAAAGCAGTGGATATGTCAGATATACCAAATGGTTGCTCATCTCTTCAGAGAAATCCTAATAATGAGTAGTATTAAGGGAtaatactgtgtttttttttttcaacaaacagAAAGGCTACACACGCTGAAATTAACCAACATTGGTACTTATAACTAAAACAAAGGCTATATGGCATCCATACAATGGCACATTCACTATTTAGAGGGTGTCTTTTATTAATGCTCTGTTGTATTTGCAGCAGCTGAATATTGTAGTGGCAGCAACAGGTCATGCATATACCATAGtcttattgttataattattatgagTATGATTATGACATAATGAGTTTGGTAGAAAGGTTCAAAAGCTAAAGAGATAACAAATATACACTGAATTAAAGAACAAATCCGGTCAAAAAAGTTAATGTCCCTAACAATGACTGAAAACTCGTAGCTAATGTCAACTTTATAATATTCGCATGTTCAACATTACATTTATTGAACAGCAGAATTCTTTTAACAAACCATACCACATAAGAGGTAGTcacttatataatattaatattttatttacaattgtcTAGGAAAATGACAGAACTCTAATTTGCTAATCTATCCTTTACCTATTCCTAATAGTCTTATAgtcattttgtgtgtaaatattttattgatctATTGCTTTCACTAGTGTGAATCGTTTTTAAAGTTAAGTGTATAAAATTATACTAATCATTTGTATTttgcagtctttttttttttttttagaaaatttcCTTATTCATAATTTGAAAGTTCATagtgtattatttaatgtttagcGTGATGTAAAGCATACtgatataatgataataataataacgataataataataataataataataataataataataatactcttaTGTGgtataatattattatcattattattgaaaGGTATGTGTGGTATTGCGCATGCGCACTATCTTTACGCATGTGCTGAGCGTGTTTGAAAAACCGCCTGTTGAGTTTGCGCAGTTTTTGCCAAAAAACACGTATATGTTGAGTTTTAGAAACGTGCAAAGTACGCAAATGAGTTCATACAAccttgtttgtgtttacagttAAGTAAAAAGTAATAGTTCCGATATGAAGAGTCGGTAAAAGTAACTCTTACCTCTCATCCAAATGACAACCTGAGTTGTAGTCCACTTGGTTATTGGTTCCAtcctttgtttgttagttttctaATGTCATTGTAAAAAAAGAATGGTGAAGATattagtgtgtgagagctgtaggagtgtgtgtgtgtgtgtgtgtgagacagagagagagagcagtatgTTGTGCAGCCGGAGGGGTTTCACTATGAGGCTCAGGAGCAGCGCACTGAAACAGCAGGAGTGATGGGCGGAGGATCAGCTTACACTCTCTACTCCAAATAATTGGACCCAAAACCGCTATTTGGGACGCGACCCAGCAACCTGTTTACTCCGAATATGAGTGGACACACTCAGCACTGTAGTTCTCATACCTTGTTTGGTTCTTAACCATAGTGATTACATTTGTTCTACTGTTAAAAAGCAGTAAGACTTTGCATGTGTGACGTTCCATAAACACTCAATACAGGTCATTTAAATATTAGACCCATACAcaatacatgtatttatttatttatttatttatttattttgtgtcaaATCTAGAAGGAAGTTGGCATTTGCAGTTATTGAGTCACTGTCGGGATTTAaggcattcacacacacacacacacacacacacacacacacacacacacacacacactatagacaaaACCATGTGGGCATATTAGCTTTTGCCACAACGTTGGAAGCACATAGTTTTATAGAATGTCTTAGTTTGCTGTAGCATTGTGATTGTTTCACTGAAACTAAAAGGTTCAATACTGCTCTAGCATGAGAAGGTTTGCCAAGCTTAGAGTTGAAAAAGTGGGAGTATTCTGCACAGAACCCTGAGCTCAACACTTCAACCCCCgctgaacatctttgggatgaactggaacacataCTGTGTCTTTGGGCCTCGTCACCTGaaatcagtgcctgatctcactaatgctcttgtggctgaatgaacacaaatccccacaaccaCACTCCAAACTACATATCTAATATTGCTATGTATTTAAATTCATATCCTTTTCTTCATATGAATTTCTATCTAGTCTTAATAAAGTAATCGATCTATACATCTAAAATCTAGAAAAAAGTGGGTGTGATGGTTCAAATACGTTTGGCTAATTATAATATAGAACAAGCTAAACAAGCACAACAGTCAATAAGTTAATATGAAGTGGAAAGAGAAATGCTCCCAAtctgcagaaagaaaaaaggtttaCGTAAGACATAGACCCCTGAAGAACTACATGACTAAAACAGAAACTGAGTTtgcctaaaataaaataaattatacacaatattttatcctacacagggttgcagGGAGTGTCACAGGGGACTTGGGACACAAGACAAGGGCGCCAACCCACCGCCGGgtacaacacaaacactctctcacacccattcaaacactacgaacaatttagAGATTTCAATCAGCTTAATATACATTCAGTCTCTGGACTAGGAGATTAAGCCAGAGGAACCCATCAAGGCaacacacagggcagagacGAGAGGCAAACCACCAACTCTGGAGGTGAAAGACAATCTTGCCACAAAATCATCCCTCCTTCACCCCCAAAAAAACTTTCCAgtcaattaataattaataaaatattttaatacaattaGAAAGAAATATGTTCACATAGTGATATCGACTTTTACAAGTTGACTTGTAGTAACTTTTATTACATTCCAAATGCTGCATGCTATAATTTTTCCTAGTCATGCTGTATTGCTTTTTATTTGGCTTTCTTGATTATTCATGCAAACAGAGAAAAAGTTAACGACAAAGATAGATGAGCAAAAACTTTAGAGGACTGCcaattttcctgttttattaaacagtgcCCTCTGTGGGTGTGCATTTTCAATGTTTGATACTGATCAGATGATGattaattttctttaacagcagctgACAGTGTGATTCACAAATCACAGTTTTATATTTAAGCGCACATGTTATTGTAAGGCTAATGCTCACAAACGTTAAGCCAAAGAATAAGAtcattttaacaaacaaacaaatagatcCACAATAAAAAGGAAAGAGGTTATAATAGAggtgttaaaatgtgttttctttaaaattgttggtatatttagtattaatgttttattgtaacagcaaaaataattcaatgttttttaatgtCAGTTGTCTTCAGGAATCTGCaataatcctaaaaaaaaaaaaaataatataaaaattgagGCTGCTTGAGGctacagagtttttttttaggtaaatctgtctatttacattttcagctgTCAGAAATATCTTTATGACAGAGGGGTTTGAACATTCCTCAGTTATGTGACAAACTGCAAGAGAGAGTCTGGTGAGGGGACAACTGTTATAACATGAGTGATAACTAACTTGTTGTATAGGTGTTCCACAACATGAAATTAatctaaatggataaaaaagtttgtcattctttaatttagaaaacaaaatgttatgaTGGCATGTTTGTCTGGTATGGGGAAAGGAAATCACTTTTGAAAGTGCCATTATTACAACTGGTATCAGCATGACACCATCCCAGGCTGATTTGTGCTTATTCCTtgtgtacaaaataaacaatacaaataaaccaCTGCATTGATTTGCTTATGGCTTCAGCactgacataataaaataaatgtgggtGTATAtgcaatattaaaatatgttgtTATGACAGTATTcttacacataaaacacactacTGCAACACACAGGCATTTGAAGTATGCTCTCTAGAGCTCATCTGAGCTTCACAAATAGCCACCATCCACTGTTGCTGATCCTCAGCCGATCCAGCCCGAAGGAAAAAGGTCCTTTTACTTCCCTGTGGCCTTATAGTCCAGTCAAATCCTCCGTCATGCTCAAGGCCCTCAATTTCTGCCCCAATCAGACTGATGGACTTAACAGGATTCTGTACGATAACAATTTCTTAGTTAGTTCACCCTCATTATGCCATACGTTTAATGATGCTGTTTTAATGCATAGCTGTAAGATTTTACAAGACCGTGAGTGAGTTAAAACAGACCCTCTTAGAGTAAATAACTGTAATATACCGTATAAAGAATGCATCTTTGCCATAGTAacccacaacaacaacagcatcaGTTGTCAtagtaacacacaataacagagAAATCAGACCTATTGCAAGTTTGTGCGCTCAAAACGTTAATTTGATCAGTTACgtattttgtaatatatatttcCTGGTCATGTAATGGTGTGTCGAAATGTTAATTAATCTGTTAATCCTTCTTAAATTAAGTAAAACCCGGACGTACGTAAGCTCGGACACTAGCAACATCTATCTAAACTATTTTACCTTTTCGTTTCCGCCGTAGTAAAGTTTTGAATCTTTTATCTGGAACCATGCTTGCTTCCAGCGCCGTGTGAAATGGGTTTTTTTGGACAGAAATCCTTTTTTTGCCCCTTTTGCCTCCTCTAAGCGCTTTTCGGTCGCACCGTTAGAGGTCGCAGACGTTCCGGCCATCGCCGTAGGCCGTTACACGTACTGCGCATGCGCCAGAGAGATTcgctgtttatatttttttacttggtATTAAACTTGTCGTGTTCGtatattttcattgttaaaTACATAGGTTGTCTCCGTATTGACCGTCAttcactttcaaaataaaaaaaatctgaatttataAGCCTACAATATTTCAAGACGTATAGGAAGCGCGAAATAGAACTGCGCATGCGCAAGAAGTTTTACTTTGGGTAAATAAATTGCACCGGTCTCGTCTGTTCACTTCGCGTTTATCACGACATTTTAGACTCGTTTTTGATTCCAAAtacgtgttttatttattttatctttttgctATTTATCTTATATTTCCTTACGAATGGAAAAACATATAAACTCGTAGTTCGTGTGTATTGAAAGCGCGCATGCGCAAAAGACATCTGCTGTATTTAGCTTGACGGGAAATGTAGTTTTATCGGTGTTAagctttgagagagagaaaacggaGGGACTCATAATCCCAGAAGCGTTTTGTTGTGCCGTATTTGTGCCGTATTATCCACACTGGtctggaaagagagagagatagagagagtgagagtgtgtgtatgtgtgtgtgtgtgtgtgagagagagagagagagagagagagagagagtgtctgctATAATGGGATATGCATGAACAGGATGGAAAAGTTTTCGGGCTGAGAAGTTGGAAAACCTGAGTGCACAGACTTAggtgtaaaacatttaaaaacaacatcaaGACCCTGAGAGCTTTATATGGCACCCATGGGGGATTGTACATAGATAAAAAGTAGCCCATGGTGGAATTTTTTTCATCTCAACGAAGGAAACCGCCCTTTGAAAGGTAACAGAGAACTTTCCTTTATCCCTTTATACATCCATTAGTGAACAGAGTCTAATAAGAGCTTTATAATCACACATGATGTTTTATTAGGCTACAGTACAGCGTTAATGGGGTGCAGATGTTTGCCCAGATGTGCAATAACCTCGgatgtttttgtaaatatgtttgtggcatcatttgtgtgtgttttgtgttatgtttatgGCATCGTTTGTGAAATAATCTTTACCATTCTTATTAAATCATCAGTATTCTGTGTCACTGGAACGTATCAATACTTGTTTTGCAGTGATCCTGGATGTTGTCAGAGTGCAAGAGCTGGATTTACATTTtcactttaatttttaaatcaaagaacaatgtagatgtaaaaaaaaaaaacaacaaaaaactttaaaatgagTTGTTATCGACTGTGAAAGCAGGACCTGAGACATGCTGGACGTTTCCCGACGTGATAAGTGTTGAAAAACAAGGCGAAAGTGTGCAAATGTCCTCCTTGGGC is a window of Tachysurus vachellii isolate PV-2020 chromosome 3, HZAU_Pvac_v1, whole genome shotgun sequence DNA encoding:
- the si:ch73-111k22.3 gene encoding pleckstrin homology-like domain-containing protein is translated as MAGTSATSNGATEKRLEEAKGAKKGFLSKKTHFTRRWKQAWFQIKDSKLYYGGNEKNPVKSISLIGAEIEGLEHDGGFDWTIRPQGSKRTFFLRAGSAEDQQQWMVAICEAQMSSREHTSNACVLQ